A stretch of DNA from Danaus plexippus chromosome 31, MEX_DaPlex, whole genome shotgun sequence:
CATAAGAAACATGGACTCAGTGAGTATACTCATAGACagacgttttattaatatttttgaaggtaCTTTGTAaactatgttttaaaaatgtgattttcatattatttcaaaggcTTTATGTTAAGTGTTAGGTAATATAGCCATTCTATACGGATAATATACCTGTAAATGTGCGTCAATGACCTCTGCTATATCACCGCCCAGGCGGCTCAGGTTCTCTAAGGTTGGATCTTTGAGAAATCTCCCAATATCCGTCTCTACTTCCTCTATGCCTgtataacatgaaaaaaatttttataccacTATgtgctataaattaaaaatattattgaatttatttataactgaatcatttgatttttttttatatattatactatataacatttctttttttactaaataatattgacaatCAATTAACATACATAGTAGTTTTAATTGTGTATAGAGACTGCTGGTTACGACTATATCTATCTTGTGTCTCTCTGACtaggtatgtatgtgtgtatgtcatatgtgtatgtgtgtatgtttatgtatgtatgtgtctatgtgtgtgtgtgaacaTGTCAGCACAGTACCAGTCCTGTCCAGGTCCTCGTGCTCCTCGAGGCTGGTGTCCGCGTGTCTGGCGTCCTCCGTGGCGCTGTCCTCCGACGCTCCAGACTGGTAGTCAGAATGTTCCGACTCCGACTCATCtggaacattttatatacatgtacagtaataaatatatattgtactatgttaaatataatataaatgttcccCAGCACTCAGCGTCATCTATCGCGTGTCGCGTTACTTCACAATACACCTGTCATGAAGTGATCCCGGGAACTACACGGACTGAagatacattatatactatgtgttattattatatatgatacaaATACGAATACTTTGCAGTCCATTATATAACTATtgcatatataaatagtaccCTCCTTTGCATCTTCTATGACTGTAATAGTTGGCTCTTTAACttcgtttaatatatatatatgtgtgtatatatgtacgttTCCTTACATTCCTCGTCACTTCCTTCTCCATCGCTGAGTTCAGCGGAGGCTCCCAGCTTATCCTTCATGATTTTCTTATTGGCCGCTCCACCCAAACTGTTGCCTGTaacatatagaaaaaatgttattacattCATACAAAGAGCGCCATCAATTATCACGTGAaactaactttattttatcatttctaTTCGGTACCATCAGACAGTCAGTATTCCGGCTCTCCGGCTATGTTTGTCTCTCTGACTAGGTATGAAttcatgtgtgtgtgtgtgtgtgtgtgtgtgtgtgtgtgtgtgtgtgtgtgtgtgtgtgtgtgtgtgtgtgtgtgtgtgtgtgtgtgtgtgtgcgtgcgcgtgtgtgtgtgtgtgtgcgtgcgcgcgtgtgtgtgtgtgtgcgtgcgcgcgtgtgtgtgtgtgtgcgtgcgcgcgcgtgtgtgtgtgtgtgtgtgtgtgcgtgcgcgcgcgtgtgtgtgtgtgtgtgtgtgcgtgcgcgcgtgtgtgtgtgtgtgtgtgcgtgcgcgcgcgtgtgtgtgtgtgtgtgtgtgcgtgcgcgtgtgtgtgtgtgtgtgcgtgcgcgcgtgtgtgtgtgtgtgcgtgcgcgcgcgtgtgtgtgtgtgtgtgtgtgcgtgcgcgtgtgtgtgtgtgtgcgtgcgcgcgcgtgtgtgtgtgtgtgtgtgtgcgtgcgcgtgtgtgtgtgtgtgcgtgcgcgcgtgtgtgtgtgtgcgtgcgcgcgcgtgtgtgtgtgtgtgtgtgtgcgtgcgcgtgtgtgtgtgtgtgtgcgtgcgcgcgtgtgtgtgtgtgtgcgtgcgcgcgcgtgtgtgtgtgtgtgtgtgtgcgtgcgcgtgtgtgtgtgtgtgtgcgtgcgcgcgtgtgtgtgtgtgtgcgtgcgcgcgcgtgtgtgtgtgtgtgtgtgcgtgcgcgtgtgtgtgtgtgtgtgcgtgcgcgcgtgtgtgtgtgtgtgcgtgcgcgcgcgtgtgtgtgtgtgtgtgtgtgcgtgcgcgtgtgtgtgtgtgtgtgcgtgcgcgcgtgtgtgtgtgtgtgcgtgcgcgcgcgtgtgtgtgtgtgtgtgtgtgcgtgcgcgtgtgtgtgtgtgtgtgcgtgcgcgcgtgtgtgtgtgtgcgtgcgcgtgtgtgtgtgtgtgtgtgtgatattaattttatatatttctaagacattaaattaaaaaaataatcttcataTACCGCAACTGTTCTTAACATAGCTGTCATAGTCTAACACAGCCTGTTACACTCACTTcacttatttacttaatattctcTCCGTCAACTCACCGGCCAGATTAACTCTTGTCAGTCTATCCTTGGCCCCCGGTTGTATTGTCAGAGCCTCAACCAGTTGCATGCAAGCCTCCCGACCAATCTCATTGTGGCTTAACTCAATGGACTGAAAAAAATGCATCATGTTAGCTCTATAGACGAGATTACTACTGGTGATATTGTAAAGGAGCGGTACTGGGGCAGGATGTATCCTTAAAACTGGTCTATGTGTTTAACAAaggaaatttcaatataagcGGCTCATTACTTCATGTCAAGAAATTTCAGTTTTAAGAGAAAAGCTTTTTCTATCCTAACATAAATATCATCTATGTACGAGCCCGTCTTGTTAAGTCTCACACACTCCGTCATATCTTCCCTTCACTCAACACGTCTCAGTCCTCTCTAATTTCTCTCCGTCATCAGCCGTCCGCCGTCCGTTCCTCGCCTTATATATCTCCGTCTCTTTCCCTCATATATATCCCTCTCACTCACTCGTGCCACTTTCCATTTACACACAAATCCTTTATCCCTCCGTGGGTCGCCGgcacattaaaatatcttacttACAATTTAACAATCAAAGTGATGTCAACAAAAACAAGTCCTACTTTTCTCTCTGACAACTGATTTCATGAAAATGTAAGCCGGTGGAGAGTTATGAAGATGTATTACCTCGAGCAGTACGTTGTAGTCCTTTATCCCCTGAGCCAGCGCCTTCGCCCCGGCGCTCTTCAACAGACAGTCGCcgaaatttattgattttaatttttttaatctgtaaaaTGGAATAAGCTCAAAAAAAGAAcgctatgtatatataaaatattatatataaaattctcgtgtCACAATGTTAGTTCCCGTACTCCTccgaaatgtatatatatatacaggtaCATACTAACCTCGGCAACGCCGCAGCGATGGAGGCAGCCCCCTTCGGTCCTATGGTGTTATCATTAAGGTTAATGACCTCCAAATTCGGTGAATGTCTGAACGACTCCGACAGCGCCGCTATCCCAGTGTGATAAATACCGTTCTGCGGCATAGCCAACTCTTCAAGACTGCCCATCGACTGGAACCACACAATCAAATGATTTGACAGTTCAGTAGAAAGTGTACGCTTTAAGAAACTAATATCTTatagaaaatacaattttccttaCAATTAACAGCCAttggaattaatttgttataaacatataaaaaataatactcaaGTATATATGACATAGAGGTAATAATTGCTTCACCAGTACCTGAACTAGCCTTAAACAACTCAGTTATAAGATAAcctgtatataattaaactgaCAAACGCATGTCGTCTGTAAGTCATTTTATCTGTTCGTCGAACTCATTGTGTTTACACAATTTATCCTGTTCCGTTGGCTGCACATTATGTAACAAGCTGCGTAATACCTGAAAAACAGCAGCCAGAGCCTTGGCCCCGTCGTTCTCGAGTCGGTTCCTTCCCGCTATGAATACTTTTAACCTCAGCGTGTTACTCGACAGGGCCTTCGCTAATAGCCTTCCGCCGGTTATTCCCAGGCCGTTGTTGTTCAAACGGAGTTCCTGAAATCGATTttaatgcatttatttattataatatttataaattatatgcagGCGACAGACCAGCCGGCTTCGATGTTAGAGAATGTTCTAGACTCTAGCGAGCGCCATCTCGTGGTGAGTGGACCAAACTATTAGCTGTGCCTTTACCAGAACACAGCTATTGTTAGTGTTAGTTACAAGTAGAGATATAGACGGGAATTAATGAATGTTCTAGAAGCGACACGCGTGAGTTGTTATACACGATCATAAAGAAGTGAATTATATTCGTTGTTTTTACTAAAAGAcgcgtttatattatatatcattatatagtGGTTATAAGACACGGGGTACCTTCACCGAGGAGGTAGCCGAGTTGGCCTCTATTCTTATATGAGAAATATCGAGCTTATATTgtgatttaaaatcaattatataacgtaaataaatagaaatctaTATGACCTGGGATGGGACACCATCAATACATACAAAACagagtccctcgccgcgtctgtctgtctgtatgtTCGTGATACACGGGATAACTACTGAACCGATTATGAAACAGCTATCACCACTCGAtggcgtgattctcgaggaaggttttagtgtataatttgttaaggttttgtatttacttgttcCCCGTACATGGCATTACTATTGCACATATATACAACCTTTTTTCTAACggtattttattcttaacaaaATCTTCGAAAGTCGAAGGTCTGATACTAAGAAGGAAATTCTCTGAGACTTCAGTGGTTCTAAGCCTTGGTCACTCACTGGACATATTGTGTCTATTTGccatatatataagaataaataaatctaagacATTCGCGAatactaaatttaatgaaactaatattttcctattactacgcgtttttattattttaaactacacactcccgacatATCTTGTTTGCAGCAAAGGTATCACAGAGACGAGCTGAGAATTTTCATTACTAGGTCTCGTTATCTGTCACCTAacgccaacgatttcttaaccAAGTTGTGTAAGCTACGGCCTCGTCCATCAACTACTTGGATATCgagacatataataatatattaagacaaACCTGCTACATTAAAGAACAAATAGTCTTAATaaaggtattattttaataaattaaaatagttttatatctttagtctttaaaataacttattatatggataatatttttaaataatatcatcacCTGCAACTCCGAGCAAACTTCACTCTGCAGTAACTTAGCCAGACCCTCGACTCCGATCGGTCCAAAGGCGTTGTCGCTGAGATCCAATAATGTGAGCCTCGCTCCCGCTTCAATCATGCCATCACCGAGCGCGCTCTggaattgtaattatataaaaacattatcattatCCTCAAAAATCTAAGTGTCTTAAATAATACCTACACATAGTtcctacttatattataagggGTTCTAAGGACATGGGAAAACTGCTTgacagattttgatgaaacatcACAGTGCATAGCTTGGACATGATAATAACACAGTAGTTAATGTATCTATAGTCCGTGTAGTTCCCGGGAACAGTTCATAACACTTGTATTGTATGAAGTAACGTGAGACagacaatagatggcgctgactgTTGTTTGATGTGAATACAGTATTAACACATATTATAATCCTTGTTACTGCCGTTTTAAAGATTACacaaaacaaacagacagacagaataTGCAAACAGTGTCTTTTGTACCGTGCACACATTCCATGCATACAATGATAACctgttattcattattatagacatacaaaaataattttagtaatatagAGAATTAATTTAGTGATCTACTGTTAATATTACAGCAAACATTAGTATAAGGAAGAAGGAACAGTTATTGTCATTAGCTGCTAAGGTATAAAACCGTTTACCGAGACAAATATTCCaccataataatattcaaagctTATGTTGTTGAATGCCATCCAAACTCACCAGTGCCGGAGGAATTTCCGTCTTCATCCTCCCCGTGAACATGTCACTGAAGCGAGCGACTTTCAATTCCGGGTGTCTCGATAATGCTTTTGCGATAGCTTTAGCGGCTTCAACACCCAGTGTATTACCGGTTAGGGTCAGGTAATGGAGGTTTGGGCAGGCGTTGATCGCTTCTATGATTGGCTGTGCTGGTGAGTTTACAGAAggatatagttttatatgttctggatatatatatatatatatatatatgttttcctTTTTGATAAGccgttaaataaattgtttatataggtaaggtataatattttatggagtgcttcgtaattttttaagtGTAATGTAGTGAAGGGAATAACAGACGTAGTTATTTTTCTCATCAATATAAGAATGTACTACAATGTTGATGGTGGGTACGTTGTAGTATCATATCCAATTTGGATATCGTCttcgaaattaattaaaaaagatgatAATAATTAGAGGTTATGACGAAGttattaaacaacaataatGCCTTTATTACGTTTagaaattctttattataattactattgtATTGATCAggcattgaataaataaactattatcaaCGTGTTAAGAGTAAGCTTGTGTTTACAAACCATCTTGTTCCGAGTCTAATTTCAATGATCTTCCACTGAAATCGACGCCGCTCTCCGTTCTGTTTGGCTCGTTTAATGCCTTGCTAATAGAATTCAAATcgaaagacatttttatttaaaaaataaaactttaaaattaaataataacaacactCAACggattcttttttaattttcggcATCGGCAAGCGGACTTTGTTAGGAAATGTCACCTGTCATTTTTGATATGTGAATTCACGTTTGAGACTTTGAtggtaaaataattcaaaattatattaaacaaatgtttaatattgtaaaatataaataaaaactacaagattttttttcctgATTAGATTTCACATATTTCTTATCAAAAAAGATAAAGGAATAGAGATTTCAATcaacatttcaatttaatagcATGCAAATATATTCTTGATTAACTTCACTGAAAACTtggtgatattataatatggatTACATAAGTGTATTGAGTAATATTAACACATACTAAtttctgaattattttacatatttataacaccGTATTCATAACACTAACTATTGTTCgcagttttgttttattgttatttaactttcatattattattaatacagactattttattataacatcctaaataatttatttttatataaaatgtacgcTCTAAAgtcctattataaaatataattctctaTACAAGAATTAAAATCtacttgaataatatttacatactgCACGGAGAGTCACAGGGATTCTGATATCTGTAATCTTATCTTGAAAGATCAATTTGATTGAGTGTATTTGAATCTTAAGATTAAATAGTTTTCTCTTGGCACCTTTCTCATTTTATGCAGGTCaatgttcaaatataaaaaaatcctcttTAGGACTTTCGGTTTATAACTTAGTAACTTACTAAATTTgttgcaaaaaaatacaactatagaaaaaaataatttcattgagTTCTTATAACtgatttttcatatcaataaaatataaaaatcttcaacAAATGTATTAACTAACAgacgttttatatttactatttatatagctATTTGTATTATTCTCTTTCGCACGTCAGTCGTACGGTGGCTAGTGATGACAGTGATTGTTCGTACACTGTGATATTGAACTACGCCGATAGTCATTTgtcacaaatatttaacaaatattttgagtaCGTGACCACACGGAATAACATTATGGCGGGTAtgtagtatttataattagaatatttaaatttagacatATAGTTGTGTTCGTCAGACATAATTCTTATCAGAAACACGGAACTAGTTTATCATTAACATCAATGAGAATAAACACGGTgttttcaatacattattGAACTTACAGTGCTTCACCTTTGATCTTGATGCTTCACGTGAAAAAAACCTCGGATGTCATTAAATtggctattatttttattattattttttttaaatatttttcattatatacagcCACTGTCTTTAGtttttccaaatatataatgcacccaattttattttgttaattaactAAAAGATAACCTTCAAgacaaatttgaatataattatgcCTTATTGAGGCCAgcattttgtagtttttaataaaaaaaatatatgtatatttgtctatgatttcattaacttttaacttcatatcaatatttcattttgtataatttaatgtattctgGGATAGAATATTCTGGAGAAGTTGCATTTaacaaagtttattaattattttttcatgtcCTACACTTGTATGTATGtcatttattcaattttctttgaaacggtttataggaaataaaattgtgataAAGAACAATTTGATATTACTGGTACATAGTGAAATAATTAGTTACCAAGCTTCTATGACTTCTAATTCTAAGTATACCTTTTtcgtatatgaaaatatatacatattttgtaatttcgtTGTCACGACGTCTTGTAATCTCTTTATTTAGATAAGCTTAGACCTTGTGATTGCTGTTTCAGTAAACTGTTGCTGaagttatgtatatattctatGCACGTTCCAGCTATTATTAGAAGCTAAACATTAACCAATTTAAAATCCTATCGATTCTTAAGACACAGCATTTAAATTAGTCTGAAGGACAGAATTTGTACggtaaaaaatagttttaaacacTTTCTTTCTGAGCTTAGTGGCTGTAACTACgtctgttaattattattaatgccATATTTGGGTTATAACAaggaaatattatgtattataacatgagaaatattactataataaataaaacaaacattttcgggtaactaaaaaaaaatttttcatgtcTCGCCAGCCTGTGATCAAGGTCGCTGCTAATTAATCGAAATGTCGGGAGtacgtcattaaaataataaaaaaggggtaataatccaaaaatattaggataatttaaatttatactcgAGAAAGTCTTTCATCTCATTGTTACTGTAATAGTGTAATAGGCAAGGAATCAcaggataaataaatatgtcattgataatattaagacTTCAAACAAGCATATAGTTATTCATGTACAACACTATCaaattaatctataaaaatcaattaataccttaattattgttaagacgtatagacaatatattatattttttttagatgacAGTTAAACGGTTTTGGTAAGCAGTCATAGTTCCATGCATAACTAAATTGTAATTCTtagtaagtaaatatataaccttGTTAAAGTGACcttttaagttttgttaacGTTTCAATAAATGAGACgttactattattttcatatatttgtgaATTCATTATACATGAATGATTCACATTAGTGTGAAAACTCCTTACACTTTCTGTTTAAATGCAACCTTCTTTCAATACTTCGAAATTTATGTCAAAATCcaaatgttttttgtaattcGTCAGGaatcttttaaagtatttattagtataagaATACTACGTTTTTTCAGTGAAGGTACGTT
This window harbors:
- the LOC116778353 gene encoding ran GTPase-activating protein 1-like; this encodes MSFDLNSISKALNEPNRTESGVDFSGRSLKLDSEQDAQPIIEAINACPNLHYLTLTGNTLGVEAAKAIAKALSRHPELKVARFSDMFTGRMKTEIPPALSALGDGMIEAGARLTLLDLSDNAFGPIGVEGLAKLLQSEVCSELQELRLNNNGLGITGGRLLAKALSSNTLRLKVFIAGRNRLENDGAKALAAVFQSMGSLEELAMPQNGIYHTGIAALSESFRHSPNLEVINLNDNTIGPKGAASIAAALPRLKKLKSINFGDCLLKSAGAKALAQGIKDYNVLLESIELSHNEIGREACMQLVEALTIQPGAKDRLTRVNLAGNSLGGAANKKIMKDKLGASAELSDGEGSDEEYESESEHSDYQSGASEDSATEDARHADTSLEEHEDLDRTGIEEVETDIGRFLKDPTLENLSRLGGDIAEVIDAHLQNIKDPESLTVSYVEALCCVWGASEGDSQRKLCRTTIQRAPQQWILANNMLRALQLIKSENKDYKIRWKVPSCYKALAKEIDEAYFPHALRDTLKFFIASKMASLPPEIRTVVEKHPNLYT